The following is a genomic window from Rickettsiales bacterium.
TAGAAAGCCTAGATTATGAGAAATATTACACTTTTTGACACTTCAATATCGTCCGACAATCTGGGGGACGGTATCATAATGGACGCGGTAAGAAGACACTTAAAAGAAATTTATCCACCGGACAATTTCGTAAGCGTTCCAACCCATATTCCACTTACCTCCGCCCAACGCGGCAGCATCAAAAACAACGATATGGCGTTTGTTGGTGGCACTAACCTGCTATGCGCCTACTGGCTGCTCAAACCACAATGGAAAATCGGTATAATTGAGGCGCTTACATTGCCTAACCCTATCCTTATGGGGGTGGGGTGGCGGTTTTATCAACGCCCTACCGACATCGCTACCAAGATATTTTTACGCAAGCTTTTATCCAAAAAATATATTCATTCCGTTCGTGACTCTTACACTGAGGAGCGGCTTAAAAAAATAAATATCCACAATGTTATCAACACCGCCTGCCCAACCATGTGGCAGCTAACGCCGGAGCATTGTGACTCTATTCCAACTGAGCGTTCCGCCAGTGTAATGACCACCGTAACCGCTTATCATCACAACCCCGAGCTAGACCGGAAATGGCTGGAAGTCTTAACCAATAACTATGAGAAAGTCTATCTCTGGCCGCAAATGAGTGGTGATGATGAGTATGTTAAGAATATGAATCTCGGCGATAAAATTGAGATATTAGAGCCAAGCCTCGCCGCCTATGATAACGCGCTTGAAACATTGGATGTTGATTTTCTCGGCACACGCCTGCATGGCGGTATCCGTGCGATGCAAAATAAAAGACGCACCCTGATTATAGAGGTAGATAACAGAGCCGCCGAGATTGCCCGTGATACCGGATTACCAACAGTAAAACGTGACGATACACAAAAAATGCTGAGCTGGATAAATGGTGAGGTAACAACCAAACTGACCTTACCTTGGGAAAATATAAACCGCTGGAAATCCCAGTTTAAGTGATAAACTCGGCGTTTCTTAAATTCCTACCAATCTAAACCAATCTTGCCGCAGTAAATTTTAGCAGAGCAAAAATTTGCGAAAGTGGATGGCCGTTTATAGACTCAAAAATCACTGAAAAATCTCTGCGGCGTGATTGGCTAAGTGGTTGCTATAACTAGAGAATGATTTATATTAAAGGCGTTGGCGTTTCCAATGTTGGGGATAGAATTAAGTTTTTGATGCCTTTTGGGATTCTAAGTTTTCAATTTCCGCAATCAATAGTTTCTCTAAGTCAGCTATGTCGTCTTTATCTATTAGTATTGGTCGATGCTGCTCAGGAGGCATATGAGAAAGAGCATTACGAAGATTTACCCATTTTCCTAGCTCATCTATATTCTCAATTTTGTAGCCGTTTTTCACTAACG
Proteins encoded in this region:
- a CDS encoding polysaccharide pyruvyl transferase family protein; the protein is MRNITLFDTSISSDNLGDGIIMDAVRRHLKEIYPPDNFVSVPTHIPLTSAQRGSIKNNDMAFVGGTNLLCAYWLLKPQWKIGIIEALTLPNPILMGVGWRFYQRPTDIATKIFLRKLLSKKYIHSVRDSYTEERLKKINIHNVINTACPTMWQLTPEHCDSIPTERSASVMTTVTAYHHNPELDRKWLEVLTNNYEKVYLWPQMSGDDEYVKNMNLGDKIEILEPSLAAYDNALETLDVDFLGTRLHGGIRAMQNKRRTLIIEVDNRAAEIARDTGLPTVKRDDTQKMLSWINGEVTTKLTLPWENINRWKSQFK